The DNA window TGGCCGCTGCAGCCGCCAGAGGCGCTGCCGTGGCCGTGGCCGTGATTGTGGTGGTCGTGTGCAGTCATCGTGGATGGTGTCCTTTCCTTGTTGGTGATGACAGGTCGGGTTTTCAGGCCCTTGCGGGTTCGCCTGCCGAGGCAGGTGTACTGCCTGCCGGGACGCTCTGGTTGTCGGCTTTGGCCTTGAACCTGCGTAGCCGGAGGCTGTTGGAGACCACCGAGACGCTGGAGAAGGCCATGGCCGCTCCGGCCAGCATCGGATTCAGCAGCCCGAAGGCCGCGATCGGGATGGCCGCGCTGTTGTAGCCGAAGGCCCAGAACAGGTTCTGCTTGATCGTGCGCAGCGTGCGCCTGGCTAGCCGGATCGCGTCCGCGGCCGCCCGCAGGTCACCGCGGACCAGGGTGATATCGGCGGCCTCGATGGCGACATCGGTGCCGGTGCCCATAGCGAGGCCGAGGTCGGCCTGGGCCAGGGCGGGGGCGTCGTTGACGCCGTCACCGACCATGGCCACGACCTTGCCCTCGCCTTGGAGGCGGGCGACGACGTCGACCTTGTCCTTGGGCAGCACCTCGGCGATGACCTCGGTGATGCCGACGGCGGCGGCGACTTGCTCGGCCACGGTCTGGTTGTCCCCGGTCAGCAGCACCGGAGTCAGCCCGAGCTCCTTGAACTGGCTGATCGCCTCCGCACTGGTGGGCTTGATCTGGTCCGAGACCACCAGCACACCTCGTGCCTGCCCGTCCCAGCCGACGGTGATCGCGGTCTTGCCCTCGGACTCTGCGGCCTGCTTGGCGGCCTTGAGTTCATCGTCGAGGTGGATCGACCAATCAGCCAGCAGCGCCTCCCGGCCCGCGACCACGGCGTGACCGTCGACAACGCCTTGTACGCCCTTGCCTTCGATGTTGTCGAAGGATTCCGGGGCGGGCAGTTCACCGACCTGTGCGGTGGCTCCGGCGGCGATGGCCTGGGCGATGGGGTGTTCGGAGTAGTCCTCGAGGCCGCCGGCGATGCGCAGCAGTTCATCACGGCTCACGCCTGGGGCGGGCAGCGCATCGGTGAGGGTCATTTTGCCGGTGGTGACGGTGCCGGTCTTATCCAGCACGATCGTGTCGACCTTCTTCGTGGACTCCAGCACCTCGGGGCCTTTGATGAGCACGCCCATCTGGGCGCCCCGCCCGGTGCCGACCAGCAGCGCGGTCGGTGCGGCCAGGCCCATGGCGCACGGGCAGGCGATGATCAGCACCGCCACGGTCGCGGTGAACGCGGCACTGACCGGGAAGCCGGCCATGAGCCAGGCGCCCAGGGCGGCGACCGCCACAGCGATCGCGATCGGGACGAACACGCCCGAGACCCGATCGACCAGACGCTGGATCTCGGCCTTACCGGACTGGGCGTCTTCGACCATCTTCGCCATCTGCGCCAGCTGAGTATCCGAGCCGACCCGGCTGGCCTTCACGACCAGGCGACCACCGGCATTGACCGTGGCTCCGGCGACGGTGTCACCCTCGGAGACCTCGACGGGCACTGATTCGCCGGTGAGCATCGAGGCATCGATCGCTGAGCTGCCGGAGGTGATCACCCCGTCGGTGGCGATCTTCTCACCCGGTCGGACCACGAACTCGTCGCCGACGTTGAGTTCCTCGATGGGAACCCTTTGCTCAGTGCCGTTTCGCAGGATGGAGACTTCCTTGGCGCCGAGTTCCAGCAGGGCGCGCAGGGCGGCTCCGGCTTGGCGCTTGGAGGTCTTCTCGAAGTAGCGGCCCAGCAGCACGAAGGTGATCACCCCGGCGGCGACCTCCAGGTAGATATGCCCCAGTCCGTCAGTGCGTGAGATGGTCAGCTCGAAGGGGTGGACCACCCCGCGGTCTCCGGCGGTGCCGAAGAACAGTGCGACCAGTGACCAGATCAGTGCGGCACTGGTGCCCACCGAGATCAGGGTGTCCATCGTGGCCGCGCCGTGTTTGAAGTTCGCCCAGGCGGCCTTGTGGAAGGGCCAGCCGGCCCACACCACCACCGGGGCGGCCAGGGCAAGGGAGGCGAAGCCCCAGAAGTCGAACTGCAGCGCCGGGATCATCGCCATCAGAATCACCGGCACCGCCAACACTGCTGCACCGATCAGCCGCTGTTTGAGCACCCTGATCTCGGCATCCTCACGCGACTCGCCCTCATCAGCCGTGCTGGGCTTTTCGCCCTTGGGGCTGGGCAGTTCGGCAGTGTAGCCGGTCTTCTCCACCTCAGCGATGAGCAGGCCCGGGTCGTAGCCTTCGGGGGCGGTGACGCTGGCCTTCTCGGTGGCGTAGTTCACCGACGCCTCGACGCCGTCGAGTTTGTTGAGCTTCTTCTCGATCCGGTTGGCACAGGAGGCGCAGGTCATGCCACCGATCTGCAGCTCAACACCGGCGAGATTCACGCTAGCGTCTTGTGCGCTGGTGCTCTCAGTGGTCATGGTTCTCTCCTTCATCGTTGCCGTCCTGACCCTCGCCAGAGCCAGCGCTGCTGGTGGTGTCGATGACCAGCGGGGCGGTGTGCACCTGCCCGTCGACCTGGAAGTCCAGGTAGAGCAGGTAGCGCCCTGGCGTGGGTGCGGTGGCCTCGAAGGCGATCTCCGGGCCGGAGGTCTCACCGGCTGCGGGTGCGTCACCGTGTGGGTGGACGTGCAGGTAGGCCAGGTCCCCTTCGCGCAGGGCGACCAGGTGCCCGAACGACCCCAGGTAAGGCTCCAGCTCAGTGACTGGTTCGCCCTCGCGGGTGACGGTCATCGTCAGCTCGGATGCTTCACCGGCGATGAGGTCGCCTTCCACTGCGACGTCGAACCCGTTGACTGTGCTCTGGGCAGCAGGCTCGGCCGGAACCGGCTCGTAGTCACCTGTGACCTGCACCGTGGTCGACAGGGTCAGGCCCTCGCCGGTATCGGCGGGCACGAAGTCTGCGAAGACCCGGTAGGTGCCGGCCTCTTCCCACCGCCAGGGGATGGACCACGTGCCGTCCTCGTCCCGCTCGGGGTGGACGTGGGCGAAGTGCTGCCCGTCCGCGCGGACGGCGATCAGGTGCATCTCCTGTTCGTGGTCGAGCTCGAAGTCGGTCACCGGGTTCCCGTCGGGGCCGGTCACCGTGAACGTCAGCTCGCCCTCGCCGGCTGTGCTGGTGGGGGCACTCACCTCGCTGAGCTGGAAGCCATCTTGGGCCAGGCCGAGGCCCAGTGAGGCCGCATCGGCCTCATGGCCGCCGTGCCCATCAGCCTGCCCGCCATTCATCTCGTCTTCTCCTCCGTGGTGGGTGGTGTCTTCGGTCTCTTCTGTCCAGGCCTGCACGGTGTCCTCGGGGACGACCGCGTTCGCCGTGAATCCGGCCACGGCGAACACGGCCACGAGGATCAGCCCGTACAGGCCCAGCCGTGCAGGGGCCCTCATGCTCAGCTCCTGACGGCGGTGTAGCCGGCCTCATCGACCGCGGCGATCACCGCAGCGTCCTCGACCGGCTGCTCGGCGGTGACGGCCAGGTGCCCGGTCTGGGCGCTGACCTCAATGCCGGTCACCCCGTCGATCTCGGAGACCTCGCTGCGGATCGCACCCTCGCAGTGCCCGCAGGTCATCCCGGTCACCTGGTACTCAGTCGTGGTTGCCATAATGCATAACTCCTTCTCTTGTGTACGACTTATTTGAGACTATACCCATGGGGGGTAGGGGGTCAACTGGCAGTGGTCTGCTCGGCCTCCTGGGTTTCCCCGGTGGGTCGAACGTGGCGCAGCCGGGTGGCGGCGATGATCGCTGCGACCACGGCGATGACGGCCGAGACGATCGCGGCGGTGTTCAGCCCGCCGGTGAAGGCCTCCTGTGCGGCACTGATGACCTGTTCACCCAGGGCAGGGTCCAGGCCTGGTGCGGTGGCCATCGCGCCGTCGACGCTGTCCGATGCCGCCGTCGAAGCGTCGGCCGGCAGTCCGTCGGGCAGCAGCCCGCCGATCTGGTTCCGGTAGGCGGCGATCCCCACACTGCCGATGACTGCGACACCCAGGGAGATGCCCAGGTCGTTCGCGGTGGTCGCCAGTCCCGAGGCTCCGCCGGCTTTCTCTGGGGGCACGGAGCTGACGACCAGATCGGTGGTCAGCGCCATGGACGGGGCGACGCCGGGGTAGGTGATCACGAAGGATGCGATCACCAGCGCCAGGCCGGTGCCGGCGTCGAGCTGGGTGAACAGGATGTAGCCGACTACCTGGGTGAGCAGGCCGATCGCGATCACATTGCCGGGCCTGAACTTCCGGGCGAAGACCGGGGAGAGTGTGGAGACCACGATCAGCACCGCCGCCGCAGGGAGGATTGACAAGCCGGCTTGCAGGGGCGAGAGTTCCTGGACCTGCTGGAGGTACTGGGTGAATATCGAGTACACGCCACCCAGTGCCGCTGCCGAGAGCAGGAACACTGCCAGTGCTCCGGAGACGGTGCGGTTGGCGAACAGCCGCACATCCAGCAGCGGCTTCTCAGCCCGCAGCTGCCGGATCACGAACCACAGCCCGACCAGCGCACCTGCGACCAGAAGTCCGATCGAGGGGCCGGCCGGCTCCTGGGCGGCGAAGCGCTTGATGCCGTAGATGATCGCCAGCAGTCCGCCGACCAGCAGCAGAGCGCTGAACAGGTCGATCTTCGCGTTCGGGTCCTTGTGCTCGGGCAGCAGCAGCGGGGCACCGATGACGACCAGCGCCATGATCGGCACCGCGACCAGGAAGGTGGCCTGCCAGCCGAAGCCCTCCAGCAGCACACCGGAGAGCAGTGGGCCGAGAGCGACACCGGCGGAGATGCCGCCGGCCCACACGCCGATGGCCACGCCGCGCTGCTTGGCATCGGCGAAGAGCACGAAGATCAGCCCCAGGGTGGCCGGGATCATCATGGCCGCAGCAAGACCCAGAATCGCCCGCCAGGCGATCATCAACTCCGCGCTCGTCGTCAACGCTGCAACGATCGAGACGCCCGCGAAGAGGATCGCCCCGATGATCATGAGCAGGCGCTTGCCGATCCGGTCGCCGAGGACGCCCATGGCCACCAGGAATCCGGCCATGACGAAGCCGTAGATGTCCAGAATCCACAGCAGCTGTGTGCTCGAGGGACCCAGATCGGCGGCCATGTTCGGCGCAGCCAAGAACAGGATGGTCAACATCATGAACAGCAGTGTCGAGGGGGTGACCAGTACGGCCAGGCCCCACCACTGCTTCGCTCCGGCCTTCTCCGCCGGGGTATTCGACTGATTCATGACACGCCACCCCCTGGGCGTGCCGCAACGATCGTTCTCATAGCGTCTGCTCCTTTCTGAGCGGCGTCTGCAGTGACCTGGCGGCCACCCACTCGCAAACTCCTACATGCGAGTACGACTTGTAACAGCTACACTATCTCATACATTCCCGTCTGAGATGAAAGGTGGAGTGATGGCGACCAAGAAGGCCACTGCCACACGTGACCGGCCGAGCACTGGGTCTGGCAGCTCTGGTACTGGGAGTCGGGGCGCGGCGAACCAGCGTGCCGATGCCCTGTGCAACCGGGCCAAGATCCTGGCCGGTACGGTCACGGCGATCCGGAAGAATCCTGACGCCTCGGTAGCGGATATCGCCGCTGAGGCCGGTGTGGGGCGTCAGACGCTCTACGGGCACTTCCGCACCCGACCCGAACTCATCGATGCTGCTCTCCTGGAGAGTCTCGAACGCGCCGAGGGCGTCTTGAGCGAAATCTCACTCGATGGCGATGCACGTGATGCTTTTCAGCGGCTGGTGGCCTCCAGCTGGGTGTTCGTAGATCAGTCACGCGCGGTACTTGCCGCAGCCCAGAAGGAACTCTCCCCTGCCCGCATTCGCGAGTTGCACGAGAAGGCTGAGGCTCGCATGCGCGGTCTGCTCGAACGCGGCCAGGCTGAAGGCGCGTTCCGCTCCGATCTGCCGCTGAGCTGGCTGCTGACCACCACCCACGTGGTTCTCAACGGGGCCGCTGAGGAAGTCCGCACCGGCAAGCTCGATCCCGACGACGCGCCGTGGTTCATCGACGCGATCCTGCTGCCAGCCTTCACTCATGACGCCCATTCGGAGCAAGGGCGATGAGCCCGGTCCGCATCGGCATCCTCGGCGCAGGAGCAGCCGGGGTCGCGGCCGCGAAAACCCTGCAGGCTGTCTCGCCGGAGGTTCAGGCCGATGTGTTCGCCCGTACCGGGGAACAGCCGTTCAACCGCACGCTGGTCAACAAGGGTGTTGCGATCGGCCTACTCAGCCCCGAACAGACGGCTCTACCAGAGACCGGGGCGGCTCTGGTAGCCGACACCGTGCGTGGCATCGACCCCCGTGCACGCCAGGTGCATCTTGCCTCTGGTCAGAGTCGCACCTATGACGGGATCATCATCGCCACCGGCAGCCGGCCCCGTACCCTGGGAGAAGATGTCCTTGGCCGGGACGACGCCCTGGCCACCGGCAGGCTCACCACTTTGCATTCGCTGACCGATGCCACCGGTATCCGCGACCGGCTCGCGGCACTTCCCGGTTCGGCACGGGTGCTGATTCTCGGCGCTGGGGTGCTTGCCGCAGAGACCTCCTCACTGCTGAGCGCCGCTGGACACGACGTTGCCCTGATCAGCCGGTCCACCCTGCCAGGCGCCTCGGTATTCGGGGAGCACATCGCCAAGAAACTCCTGGACCTGCACCAGGCACGCGGGTCGACCTACCTGGGTCGCACCATCCAGGCAGTGCGCACCCACCCCGACCACATCAGCATCGTCCTCGACGGCGGGGACCGGGTTGAGGGTGATCTCGCGATCATCGCCCACGGCACCCTCCCAGCAGCCCCCTCACCATGGAACGGCCCCGATGGCATCCCGGTCGATGACCGGCTTCGACTACGGCAGGAACCAGATCAGCGCATCTACGCCGGCGGCGGTGTCGCCATCCATGAGCATCCAGAACTCGGCGCGTATCGCATCGATCACTGGGATGACGCCGCAGCCCAAGGAGCCCACGCCGCGCACACGCTGCTGTACGACCACGGTCTCGGTGACGATCCCGGTGCTTACCGGCCGGTCTCGACGTTCACCTCCAGCATCCACGGACACATCCTCGCCGGAGCCGGACACCCGACCCCCGGCAGCACCGCACGACTGATCTCCGATGATCCACCAGTGGTACTCCACGAACATGCCGGAGTACCGGTCGCGGCCACCGGCCTCGACGCCGTCGCACTCATCCACCAGTGGGCACCGCGCCTGCACCACCAACACACCCAGAACTAGACCCCCGCAACAGGACCAGGCAGGACCGAGACAGACGAACGCGGTAGACAAAACCCGCCCAGCTCCAGGACACGGCCCGGTTCGGCACGCCAGAGCTCCCACACCACGATAGAAGGAAACGCATACCAGATGGGCCTCTTCGCCATCCGCGACTACCGTCGCCTGTTCAGCGCCCAAGTCATCGCGCTGTTCGGCACCGGCCTGGCCACCGTCGCCCTCGGCCTGCTCGCCTACGATCTTGCCGGCCAGAACGCTGGTGCCGTTCTGGGCACGGCCCTGACCATCAAGATGGTCATGTACGTACTCATTGCACCCCTGGCGGCTGCCTACGCCGACCGCCTGCCCCGACGTCTGTTCCTGGTCCTGCTCGATGTCGCCCGCGCGCTGGTGGTCCTCGCTTTGCCGTTCGTCACCGAGGTGTGGCACATCTACCTGCTCATCGGCATCCTGCAGGCCTCATCGGCCGCGTTCACGCCCACCTTCCAAGCCACCATCCCCGACATTGTCACCAAAGAGAGCGACTACACCCGAGCGTTGTCGGCATCCCAGGTCGCCTACACCATGGAGACCCTACTCAGCCCCGTCCTGGCCGCCATCGCCCTGACCTTCATGACCTTCAACTGGCTGTTCATCGCCACCTCCGTCGGATTCGTGATCTCCGCGATGCTCGTCCTGGCCACCCGCATCCCCAACGCGCGACCCAGCGACCACGCCGGGCCATGGGCGCGCGTCTCCTCCGGTATCCATACCTTCACCTCGACCACATCCCTGCGCGGCGTGATCGCCCTGAACCTGGTCGTCGCCTCGGCCGGCTCCATCGTCGTAGTCAACACCGTCAACCACGTTCGCGACACCCTGGCTGGCACCCAGTCCGATGTGGCGTGGGCACTGGCCGCCTCCGGAGGCGGGACCCTCCTGGTCGCACTCGCGCTGCCCTGGATCATGGACCGCGTCGCCGACCGGAAAGTGATGATGATCGGCGCGATCGTGCTCCTGATCGGCGTGCTGGCGGCCGTGGCCATGACCGGGGCCGCTGTTGTCTCGTGGGCGGCCACGATCGCAATCTGGATCATCATCGGCGCCGGCATGGCATTGATCGTCACCCCCACCGGTCGCGTCATCCGCTCCGCGGTACGTCCCTCCGAACTACCCGCGGCATTCGCCGCCCAGTTCTCTCTCTCCCACATGGCCTGGCTGCTGACCTACCCGATCGCCGGCTGGGTCGGCACCGCAGCCGGGTTCACCTGGGCTTGGTCTCTCCTAGCAGCTCTCGCCGTCACCGGTGCCGTAGGCGCCGTCCTGCTCTGGCCAGCCACCACCCAACAAGCACCCGCACCACCGCCACCCCCAGGCGGCATTGACCGCCCCCTCAAGAAAGAGGCCGTCGCCCAAGAAGCCACCCTCACTGCAACCCAATGCTCCTGCGCACGCCCCGTCTGACCACACCGTGGTGGCACGTAACCGCACACCAAACCGGAGACACTGCCCAGGAACGTCGACCCCATGGAGAACGATGACCCACCCCAGACCACACACCGCAACCGCGATCACCCTCGCCCTGGCACTGGCCCTGTTCGCGTCAGGCTGCTCCACCGCATCCGAAGTAAGCGACACCGAAACCAAATCGGCCATCCCGGATGCGAGCGAGAACTGGCTTGCCGACTATGACCTCGATGGTCTCGACGGGCGAGAGATCACCGAGTACCTCGATGCGATGCCGGTCGCGGACCGCCCCGAGGAGCTGATCGCCTCAGTCGAACCTGAGACGCTCGTGCTCTACGACACCAGCGGCAACGAGACCACCGTCCCGCTGCCGGAGTACGAGTTCTACCTCTCCTTCGCCCCGTTCATCGAGCACACCCACGAATGCCACTTCCACAGCCTCACCACCTGCCTGGGAGAACTGGCCAACGAGGAGATCGACATCACCGTCACCGACGAGACTGATGCGGTGCTCGTCGATGAGACCGTGCGCACCTACGACAACGGCTTCGCCGGGCTCTGGCTGCCCCGTGACATCGAAGCCACCCTCACCGTCACCCAGGGTGAGCGCTCTGCCACGGTTCCGATCTCCACCGCCGAGGACGCCCCGACCTGCCTCACCACGCTGCAGCTGACCTGATCGATTCGAGCAGACAAGGAGGGCCACCGCCATCATGACCACCACTTTCACCGCAGCCGATCTGCTCGTCGCCGGACTGGAGAACGAAGGCGTCGATCGCATCTTCGGACTGCCCGGCGAAGAGAACCTCGATCTGCTCGACGCGATCCGCCGCTCCAGCATCGAACTGATTCTGACCCGTCACGAGCAGGCAGCCGCCTTCATGGCCGCCACCCACGGGCGACTCACCGGCCGGCCAGGGGTGTGCCTGACCACGCTCGGCCCCGGTGCCCTCAACCTGTCCACCGGAGCGGCCTATGCGCTGCTCGGGGCGATGCCGATGGTGATGATCACCGGCCAGAAAGGCATCCTCACCGCCGCGCAGGCACGCTTCCAGATCGTGGACACGATCGCGGCGATGAAGCCGTTGACCAAGATGACCCAGCAGATCGTCTCGCCCGGCACAATCCCCACCCTGGTCCGCGAAGCCTTCCGTGTCGCTCAGGCTGAACGGCCCGGCCCGGTGCACCTGGAACTTCCCGAAGACATCGCCGCCACCACCACACCCCGCCTGGACCTCATCAAGCCCGCTCACCCCGTCCTGCCCACCGCCAGCACCGAGGCGATCAACACGGCCGTCGAGGTGATCTCGGGAGCCAAGCGTCCGTTGATCATGCTCGGTGCTGCCGCAGCACGACCACGATGCACCCAGGCGCTGACCGAGTTCGTCTCCCACTCGCGGATTCCGTTCTTCACCACCCAGATGGGCAAGGGCACCGTCTCCGGATGCACCGACCTCTACCTGGGCACCGCCGCCCTGACCGAGGGCGACTACCTGCACGAGGCCATCGACCAGGCCGACGTGATCATCACCATCGGCCACGACACCGTCGAAAAGCCCCCGTTCACCATGCGAGCCAACGGGCCACGGGTCGTGCATCTCGACTACCAGCCTGCCACCGTCGAAGAGGTCTACACCCCGCACCTGGAAGTCACAGGCGATCTCCACCACACCCTGCACGCCCTCACCGAACAACTCGCCGGACACATACCGCACGCCGGAGCACTGCTGCCGCTGCGTGAGCGCATCCTCGCGAAGGTCGCCGACAGAGCCACCAAGGACCGGCTCACCCCGCAACGCATCGTGCACCAGGTCCGTCAGGTCATGCCCGATGACGGCATCGTCGCCCTCGATAACGGCATGTACAAAATCTGGTTCGCCCGCAACTACCGCACCACCACCGCGAACACGCTCCTGCTCGACAACGCCCTGGCCACCATGGGAGCCGGCCTGCCCTCGGCGATCGCCGCCGCGCTCCTGCACCCGGGTCGTCGGGTCATGGCCGTCTGCGGCGATGGCGGGTTCATGATGAACAGCCAAGAGCTCGAAACCGCGGTCCGTCTCGGCCTCAACCTTGTGGTGGTGATCCTCGATGACCACGCCTACGGCATGATCCGCTGGAAACAAGCTGTTGACGGGTTCCCCGACTATGGCATGACCTTCGGCAACCCCGACTTCGTCGCCTACGCAAGGGCCTACGCCGCCACCGGCACCCACGTCACCGAAGCTGCGCAGCTTGGCCCCGCCCTGGAAGACGCATTTACTCAGGGCGGAGTGCAGCTCATCCATGTCCCGGTGGACTACTCCGAGAACACCCGCGTACTCATTGAGGAGCTCCAACACTGCTCCACAACTCACGACGAGGCGGCCGATAGTGCTCTTCATCAGGCTCTCCGTTCGTGACCCCGCCCTGATCCTCCCGACAGACCAGAGCGTGCGCGCATGATCTCCGTACTGCGCAACCCGACCTACGCGAAACTGTTCAGTGCGCAGATCATCGCACTGCTGGGCACGGGTCTGCTCACCGTCGCCCTCGGCCTGCTCGCCTTCGACATCGCCGCAGGCGACGCTGGCGTCATCATGGGAGTGGCCATGTCGATCAAGATGATCGCCTACGTCGCCGTTGCCCCGATTACCACCGCACTGCTTGCCCGGTTGCCGCGCAAGCCGGTGCTCATCGGTGCCGACCTCATCCGCGCCGCCGTCGCGGCCGTGCTCACTTCAGCCCCTGCGCATCGAAGCCCCCGATAATGGGCCTTATCTGACCTATCGGCGGGAACCCGCACCGCGCTAGGCTCGTTGGCTAGAAGCCAAAGGAGAGGCGGTGAGAGCTGTGGGGAAGGGCTCGAGAAGGAAGAAAGAACGTCAGCAGGAGCGCGCCGAGCAGGAACGCCTGAAGTCGCAGGAGTTCTGGCATGGTGGGGTCGCCGGTCTCAACGTCGGCGATGTGCTGGACAAAGCGTACTGGCAGGATCCGCACGCCACCGATGCCGGGCGGATCCTGCGGATGCCCTCCGTCCTGCCGGCAGTGTTCATCACCCCCGATCAGAAGTTCGCCGAGTCTTACAGCGCTGAGGCCGGCCTGGGAGACCTCTACAAGGTTGTGCCCCGTGGAGATCTGCGGGAGGACCCCGACTACCAGAGGGGCCTGTCCTACTCCTGCGACTCCGCTGAGATCATCGAAGTCGTCCAGCGCGGAGTGGTGAAGACCCGTGAGAATCAGATGGCAGGCCACAGGCCGATGACCTGGGCCGGTGGAGGCCGTATGTATGACGAAGAAGGACACATGCTGCCCAGCCCCAAGATGCAGTCCATGGGAATCACCCGCGAGCATCTACGTGGATATGGGTTTCTGCCTCCATTTGACATGGTTAACGCAGATCTGACCCAGCGGATGATGTACGGCCAACTGCCTGTCGCACCGCGTTGAGATGTTTCAGTCGGACGCCGGGTTCGCTTGACCTGCGGCGGCAATCTCGTCTGGCTGGCCACTGATCGGCACAGGGGCGACCAAAATGACGGTGGAAGCCATGGGAAGGGGTTCGGATGAAGAAGCAGCACGACCAAGATGAGGTTCAGCAGCTGAAAGCACAGACGTTCTTCCACGGCGGCGCGGCGGGCCTGGAGTGTGACTGTTAGCTCGAGTTGGCGGCTTTCTGCAGCTGGAGGTGGCGGCTTCAGGTGATGCCGATGACGAGCGTGGAGCGGGCGGCTTCGACGACGTCGTCGGTGATGGTGTTGAGATCGTTGATCTTCATGATGCGTTCCATCTGGGTGAAGAGTCGGTCGACGAGGCGGAAGTTGCCGCGGGTGATGCGAGCGATCGCCGCGAGGGCTTGGGCGTCGGTGAAGTCGTCGGGGTCGAGGGTTTGGCCGAGTTTGCGCCAGCGGCGTTCGAGGACGAAGCGGAGTTCGTCTTCGGCGAGGGGCCGGTACTCGTGGGCGAAGCCGACGCGGCTGTAGAGCTGTGCGTAGCGGCTGAATTGCTTCTCGATTCCTGGCATTCCGATCAGGATGAGCGCGGTGTTGGTGCGGTCATAGCTGTCGCGTAGGTACTCCAGAGCGGCAGGGCGAAGTCGTTCGGACTCGTCAATCATGATGAGTTCGACGTGCTTGTCCCAGTGCATAACCGGTCCTTGTCGCGTGCCGTTCTTGTTCAGGTGTTGGTCGATGCAGATCGCCACGCGAGAGGTGATGTGGGTGAGGTCTTGCATGAACTGGCGAGGGCTGGCGAGGACCTGCGGGGTGTAGAACACGGTTCGCC is part of the Nesterenkonia lacusekhoensis genome and encodes:
- a CDS encoding AAA family ATPase produces the protein MPQQRFVATKEHRRFAEFADAVRRQHTIGICYGQAGIGKTLSARRYANWHKAEKLLEQWGPRDDSDHQVYAALAQRRTVFYTPQVLASPRQFMQDLTHITSRVAICIDQHLNKNGTRQGPVMHWDKHVELIMIDESERLRPAALEYLRDSYDRTNTALILIGMPGIEKQFSRYAQLYSRVGFAHEYRPLAEDELRFVLERRWRKLGQTLDPDDFTDAQALAAIARITRGNFRLVDRLFTQMERIMKINDLNTITDDVVEAARSTLVIGIT
- a CDS encoding CueP family metal-binding protein translates to MTHPRPHTATAITLALALALFASGCSTASEVSDTETKSAIPDASENWLADYDLDGLDGREITEYLDAMPVADRPEELIASVEPETLVLYDTSGNETTVPLPEYEFYLSFAPFIEHTHECHFHSLTTCLGELANEEIDITVTDETDAVLVDETVRTYDNGFAGLWLPRDIEATLTVTQGERSATVPISTAEDAPTCLTTLQLT
- a CDS encoding acetolactate synthase large subunit, with protein sequence MTTTFTAADLLVAGLENEGVDRIFGLPGEENLDLLDAIRRSSIELILTRHEQAAAFMAATHGRLTGRPGVCLTTLGPGALNLSTGAAYALLGAMPMVMITGQKGILTAAQARFQIVDTIAAMKPLTKMTQQIVSPGTIPTLVREAFRVAQAERPGPVHLELPEDIAATTTPRLDLIKPAHPVLPTASTEAINTAVEVISGAKRPLIMLGAAAARPRCTQALTEFVSHSRIPFFTTQMGKGTVSGCTDLYLGTAALTEGDYLHEAIDQADVIITIGHDTVEKPPFTMRANGPRVVHLDYQPATVEEVYTPHLEVTGDLHHTLHALTEQLAGHIPHAGALLPLRERILAKVADRATKDRLTPQRIVHQVRQVMPDDGIVALDNGMYKIWFARNYRTTTANTLLLDNALATMGAGLPSAIAAALLHPGRRVMAVCGDGGFMMNSQELETAVRLGLNLVVVILDDHAYGMIRWKQAVDGFPDYGMTFGNPDFVAYARAYAATGTHVTEAAQLGPALEDAFTQGGVQLIHVPVDYSENTRVLIEELQHCSTTHDEAADSALHQALRS